The proteins below come from a single Staphylococcus sp. MI 10-1553 genomic window:
- a CDS encoding F0F1 ATP synthase subunit B, with protein MIVTANLFTLASAGGGVNIGDIIVTVVTFLILLALLRKFAWGPLKKVMDDRERSINQDIDDAERAKLNAQRLEEENRKKLKETQDEVHKILEDAKLQARRQQEEILHEANQRANGMLETAQSEIKSEKERALAEINNQVSELSVLIASKVLRKEISEQDQKALIEKYVKEVGDK; from the coding sequence ATCATAGTGACTGCTAATTTATTTACCCTTGCATCAGCAGGTGGTGGTGTGAACATTGGGGATATTATTGTAACAGTAGTAACTTTCCTCATTTTACTTGCACTACTTAGAAAGTTTGCTTGGGGACCACTTAAAAAAGTCATGGACGATCGTGAGCGTTCAATTAATCAAGACATTGATGATGCAGAACGTGCAAAATTGAATGCGCAACGTTTAGAAGAAGAAAATAGAAAAAAACTTAAAGAAACACAAGATGAAGTTCATAAAATTCTTGAAGATGCCAAGTTACAAGCAAGACGTCAACAAGAAGAAATCCTTCATGAAGCAAATCAACGTGCCAATGGTATGCTTGAAACGGCACAAAGTGAAATTAAGAGTGAAAAAGAACGTGCATTAGCAGAAATTAATAATCAAGTTTCGGAACTCTCAGTACTCATCGCATCAAAAGTATTACGTAAAGAAATCTCTGAACAAGATCAAAAAGCTTTAATTGAGAAGTACGTTAAAGAGGTAGGGGATAAGTAA
- the atpE gene encoding F0F1 ATP synthase subunit C: MNLIAAAIAIGLSALGAGIGNGLIVSRTVEGVARQPEARTQLMSIMFIGIGLVEALPIIGVVITFIVLFI; the protein is encoded by the coding sequence ATGAATTTAATCGCAGCAGCAATCGCAATTGGTTTATCAGCATTAGGTGCAGGTATTGGTAACGGTTTAATCGTTTCTAGAACAGTTGAAGGTGTAGCACGTCAACCAGAAGCACGTACACAATTAATGTCAATTATGTTCATCGGTATCGGTTTAGTTGAGGCACTTCCTATCATCGGGGTAGTTATTACATTCATCGTATTATTCATTTAA